Within the Plesiomonas shigelloides genome, the region ACCACTTGGCCATAATCGAGCCACCGCGCGAGACAATGCCGGTCAGACGCTCAGCGGTCAGCGGAATATGACGCAGCAGCAAACCGGCATGCAGGGTAAAGTAATCCACCCCTTGCTCGGCCTGCTCTAACAGGGTATCGCGCATCACCGCCCAGCTCAGGTCTTCCGCCACCCCATTCACTTTTTCCAACGCCTGATACATCGGCACGGTACCGATCGGCACTGGGCTATTGCGTAAGATCCACTCGCGCGTCTCGTGGATCCGCCGACCAGTGGAAAGATCCATCACCGTATCGGCGCCCCAACGGGTGGCCCACACCAGTTTCTCAACTTCCTCTTCCACTGAAGAGGTGACCGAAGAGTTACCGATATTGGCATTCACCTTCACCATAAAGTGGCGGCCAATAATCATCGGCTCAGCTTCTGGATGGTTGATATTTAAAGGAATAATCGCGCGGCCGGCCGCCACTTCTTGGCGTACAAACTCCGGCGTAATTTGAGATGGGATCTGCGCGCCGAACGCTTCACCGGCATGCTGCTGCGCCAATACCCCTTGCGCCTCGGACCATGCCGTCATGTTTTCACGCAGCGCAATGTACTCCATCTCCGGCGTAATAATGCCTTGCCGTGCGTAATGCAGCTGAGTCACCGCTTTACCCAGCTGCGCACGTCGAATCGGTGCACGCTGCGGAAAAGGTTGATCTAATGGCTGCGCCTCCGCCTGTTGCTGGCGGGTATAGCCTGAGCTCGGTTCAGCCAGCCACTGGGTATCTGCCCGTTCACTGATCCATTCTTCACGCAGGCGCGGCAAGCCGCGGCTAACATCCAAGGTAGCTGCCGGATCGGTATAAGGGCCTGAAGTGTCATACACCATCACCGGCGCATTGGGCTCATAGCGTGGCGCAGCCGGATCGCCGCCCACTAACGTCGGCGACACGCTGATTGCGCGCATGCCCACCTGCAAGTCAGGGCGACTGCCCGGCAAAAATACTTTTTCCGAATTGGGATGTGCAGCACCCTGCAAGGTAGCCAGAAATTCACGCGCGGCGGCGCGCTGCTGCGATCTAGAGTTAACTGCTGATTTTTCAACAAGATGAGATGACATAGCATTCCTTATAACGGGTTAATAAGAGATGCTTGTCGAACGTAGAAAGAAAAGAGGAGGGGGACGAGGTCGCTTGGCGTTTTCGCTTAATACGGCGTTATCATCATCGGGTTCATCATCTAATCACCCAATAACCGTGCCGCATCATCACTCAACGCGATTTAACCACCGTACCAAGCGCGCTGATGCGGCCGGTACTGTCCATCGCGGATAAGGAAATGTTCACGTTGCCCATGAAACGCTAATCACAGCTTCATGCGATACCACATAACACTTACCGCGCGGGGAAAACCCACTCTTGTTCCCTTCGCAGGTATTAACCTGATCAGGTTCCACGGATCCCGCATTACAACTGCGGTCTCAGCCAAACGGCACTCCGACAAGAGCCTCGAGTATAAAGCAGTGCCGCCCAGAAACAAATGCTTAACCGTAATAACGTCATTGCATGGGAAGAAAAGGAGAATGAATTGCGATGGGAGAATGTAAGGAGAGCGACTAGGAATCGCGTAGATAAAGCCTCAAAAGGCCAAAATAAGAGGGGTAAATGATAGTGAAGCAGGAATACAGACAATAAAAAAGCCAGCATCGCTGCTGGCTTTTTTATCTGGCAGGGGCGGAGGGACTCGAACCCCCAACATTCGGTTTTGGAGACCGACGCTCTACCAATTGAACTACGCCCCTAAAGCTTTATTACTACGACTAGCGAGCTAGTGATAGTAAAAAGCCCAGCATCAGCTGGGCTTTTTGAATCAGTGGCGGTGCGGACGGGACTCGAACCCGCGACCCCCGGCGTGACAGGCCGGAATTCTAACCAACTGAACTACCGCACCACCGATTCTTTTTCCAACCCAATCAGTATAGGTTGCTAAATTTGATGCCTGGCAGTTCCCTACTCTCGCATGGGGAGACCCCACACTACCATCGGCGCTACGGCGTTTCACTTCTGAGTTCGGCATGGGGTCAGGTGGGACCACCGCGCTATCGCCGCCAGGCAAATTCTGTTTCTCTATCGCGTACACTACTTGTGTCTCGCGCCAGAGTTAAAATCTAAAAACAAGCTAAATAACTGATGTATTGTTCTTTGAACAAGTAACTCGTGACTTCATTCATCCAACATCACTTTGGCGTTGTATGGTTAAGCCTCACGGGCAATTAGTACAGGTTAGCTCAACGTATCGCTACGCTTACACACCCTGCCTATCTACGTCGTAGTCTCCAACAACCCTTTAGGAGGCTTTAAGCCTCAGGGATGACTCATCTCGGGGCAAGTTTCGCGCTTAGATGCTTTCAGCGCTTATCTCTTCCGCATTTAGCTACCCGGCAATGCCACTGGCGTGACAACCGGAACACCAGAGATGCGTCCACTCCGGTCCTCTCGTACTAGGAGCAGCCCCCCTCAATCATCCAACGCCCACGACAGATAGGGACCGAACTGTCTCACGACGTTCTAAACCCAGCTCGCGTACCACTTTAAATGGCGAACAGCCATACCCTTGGGACCAACTTCAGCCCCAGGATGTGATGAGCCGACATCGAGGTGCCAAACACCGCCGTCGATATGAACTCTTGGGCGGTATCAGCCTGTTATCCCCGGAGTACCTTTTATCCGTTGAGCGATGGCCCTTCCATTCAGAACCACCGGATCACTAAGACCTACTTTCGTATCTGCTCGACCTGTCCGTCTCGCAGTTAAGCTAGCTTCTGCCTTTGCACTAACCGCATGATGTCCGACCATGCTTAGCTAACCTTCGTGCTCCTCCGTTACTCTTTAGGAGGAGACCGCCCCAGTCAAACTACCCACCAGACACTGTCCGTATCCCGGATTACGGGACAACGTTAGAACATCAAACATTAAAGGGTGGTATTTCAAGGTCGGCTCCACGCAAACTGGCGTTCACGTTTCAATGCCTCCCACCTATCCTACACATCAAGGCTCAATGTTCAGTGTCAAGCTATAGTAAAGGTTCACGGGGTCTTTCCGTCTTGCCGCGGGTACACTGCATCTTCACAGCGATTTCAATTTCACTGAGTCTCGGGTGGAGACAGCCTGGCCATCATTACGCCATTCGTGCAGGTCGGAACTTACCCGACAAGGAATTTCGCTACCTTAGGACCGTTATAGTTACGGCCGCCGTTTACCGGGGCTTCGATCAAGAGCTTCGCTTTCGCTAACCCCATCAATTAACCTTCCGGCACCGGGCAGGCGTCACACCGTATACGTCCACTTTCGTGTTTGCACAGTGCTGTGTTTTTAATAAACAGTTGCAGCCAGCTGGTATCTTCGACTGACTTCAGCTCCATCCGCAAGGGACTTCACCTACCGTCAGCGTGCCTTCTCCCGAAGTTACGGCACCATTTTGCCTAGTTCCTTCACCCGAGTTCTCTCAAGCGCCTGAGTATTCTCTACCTGACCACCTGTGTCGGTTTGGGGTACGATTTCTGGTAACCTGATGCTTAGAGGCTTTTCCTGGAAGCGTAGTATCAGCTACTTCAGCACCGTAGTGCTTCGTCATCACGCCTCAGTGTTAATGAAAGACCGGATTTGCCTAGTCTCTCCACCTTCACGCTTAAACCGGGACAACCGTCGCCCGGATAGCCTAACTTTCTCCGTCCCCCCTTCGCAGTTACCACAAGTACGGGAATATTAACCCGTTTCCCATCGACTACGCTTTTCAGCCTCGCCTTAGGGGTCGACTCACCCTGCTCCGATTAACGTTGAACAGGAACCCTTGGTCTTCCGGCGAGCGGGCTTTTCACCCGCTTTATCGTTACTTATGTCAGCATTCGCACTTCTGATACGTCCAGCATACCTCACAGTACACCTTCAACCGCTTACAGAACGCTCCCCTACCCAATAACACCTAAATGTCATTGCCGCAGCTTCGGTGCATGGTTTAGCCCCGTTACATCTTCCGCGCAGGCCGACTCGACTAGTGAGCTATTACGCTTTCTTTAAATGATGGCTGCTTCTAAGCCAACATCCTAGCTGTCTAAGCCTTCCCACATCGTTTCCCACTTAACCATGACTTTGGGACCTTAGCTGGCGGTCTGGGTTGTTTCCCTCTTCACGACGGACGTTAGCACCCGCCGTGTGTCTCCCGGATAGCACTCTACGGTATTCGGAGTTTGCAAAGGGTTGGTAAGTCGGGATGACCCCCTAGCCTTAACAGTGCTCTACCCCCGTAGGTGTTCGTCCGAGGCGCTACCTAAATAGCTTTCGGGGAGAACCAGCTATCTCCCGGTTTGATTGGCCTTTCACCCCCAGCCACAAGTCATCCGCTAATTTTTCAACATTAGTCGGTTCGGTCCTCCAGTTAGTGTTACCCAACCTTCAACCTGCCCATGGCTAGATCACCGGGTTTCGGGTCTACACCTTGCAACTAATTCGCCCAGTTAAGACTCGGTTTCCCTACGGCTCCCCTATTCGGTTAACCTCGCTACAAAATGTAAGTCGCTGACCCATTATACAAAAGGTACGCAGTCACACCACGAAGGTGCTCCCACTGCTTGTACGTACACGGTTTCAGGTTCTATTTCACTCCCCTCACAGGGGTTCTTTTCGCCTTTCCCTCACGGTACTGGTTCGCTATCGGTCAGTCAGGAGTATTTAGCCTTGGAGGATGGTCCCCCCATCTTCAAACAGGATACCACGTGTCCCGTCCTACTCATCGAGCTCACAGCAATGCGTCTTCGTGTACGGGGCTATCACCCTGTATCGCCGGACTTTCCAATCCGTTCCACTAACACATCCACTGATTCAGACTCTGGGCTGCTCCGCGTTCGCTCGCCGCTACTAACGGAATCTCGGTTGATTTCTTTTCCTCGGGGTACTTAGATGTTTCAGTTCTCCCGGTTCGCCTCGTTAAGCTATGTATTCACTTAACGATACCTAAGTTATCTTAGGTGGGTTTCCCCATTCGGACATGGTTGGCTATAGCGCTCCATCCCAGCTCACCAACCCTTTTCGCAGGGTAGCACGTCCTTCATCGCCTCTGACTGCCAAGGCATCCACCGTGTACGCTTAGTCACTTAACCATACAACCCAAAATAATGTCGGGCTGAATGTCAGTCACTAAACTGGTCGTTGCCAGTTTCTCAAGTCGCTTGTTCTCAAGAACTTCAGTTATTTTTCAGCTTGTTTTCAAATTTTTAAAGAGCAGTTGTGCATCCGAAGATACATCAAACAATCTGTGTGAACACTCAGCTTAAGCGCCAAATATCTCAGGTAAGGAGGTGATCCAACCGCAGGTTCCCCTACGGTTACCTTGTTACGACTTCACCCCAGTCATGAATCACAAAGTGGTAAGCGCCCTCCCGAAGGTTAAGCTACCTACTTCTTTTGCAACCCACTCCCATGGTGTGACGGGCGGTGTGTACAAGGCCCGGGAACGTATTCACCGCGGCATTCTGATCCGCGATTACTAGCGATTCCGACTTCATGGAGTCGAGTTGCAGACTCCAATCCGGACTACGACATACTTTATGGGATTCGCTCACTATCGCTAGCTTGCCGCCCTTTGTATATGCCATTGTAGCACGTGTGTAGCCCTACTCGTAAGGGCCATGATGACTTGACGTCATCCCCACCTTCCTCCGGTTTATCACCGGCAGTCTCCTTTGAGTTCCCGACCGAATCGCTGGCAACAAAGGATAAGGGTTGCGCTCGTTGCGGGACTTAACCCAACATTTCACAACACGAGCTGACGACAGCCATGCAGCACCTGTCTCAGAGTTCCCGAAGGCACCAATCCATCTCTGGAAAGTTCTCTGGATGTCAAGAGTAGGTAAGGTTCTTCGCGTTGCATCGAATTAAACCACATGCTCCACCGCTTGTGCGGGCCCCCGTCAATTCATTTGAGTTTTAACCTTGCGGCCGTACTCCCCAGGCGGTCGATTTAACGCGTTAGCTCCGGAAGCCACACCTCAAGGGCACAACCTCCAAATCGACATCGTTTACAGCGTGGACTACCAGGGTATCTAATCCTGTTTGCTCCCCACGCTTTCGCACCTGAGCGTCAGTCTTTGTCCAGGGGGCCGCCTTCGCCACCGGTATTCCTCCAGATCTCTACGCATTTCACCGCTACACCTGGAATTCTACCCCCCTCTACAAGACTCTAGCTTGCCAGTTTCAAATGCAGTTCCCAAGTTGAGCTCGGGGATTTCACATCTGACTTAACAAACCGCCTGCGTGCGCTTTACGCCCAGTAATTCCGATTAACGCTTGCACCCTCCGTATTACCGCGGCTGCTGGCACGGAGTTAGCCGGTGCTTCTTCTGCGAGTAACGTCAATGCCACTAGGTATTAACTAGTGACCCTTCCTCCCCGCTGAAAGTGCTTTACAACCCGAAGGCCTTCTTCACACACGCGGCATGGCTGCATCAGGCTTGCGCCCATTGTGCAATATTCCCCACTGCTGCCTCCCGTAGGAGTCTGGACCGTGTCTCAGTTCCAGTGTGACTGGTCATTCTCTCAAACCAGTTAGAGATCGTCGCCTTGGTGAGCCATTACCTCACCAACTAGCTAATCCCACCTGGGTTCATCCGATAGCATGAGGTCCGAAGAGCCCCCACTTTGGTCCGTAGACATTATGCGGTATTAGCTACAGTTTCCCGTAGTTATCCCCCTCTATCGGGCAGATCCCCAGGCATTACTCACCCGTCCGCCGCTCGTCACCCAAGGAGCAAGCTCCTCTGTGTTACCGCTCGACTTGCATGTGTTAGGCCTGCCGCCAGCGTTCAATCTGAGCCATGATCAAACTCTTCAATTTAAAGTTTGTCGCTCGAATAAACTGGCAAATAAATTGTTCAGTCACTCGTTTAACTTAATATCTTTTGGATATCAGCATTCTCAAACGAGTGCCCACACAGATTGTCTGATTAACTTTTTAAAGAGCGTTTCGCTACCGAAGTAGCGACAGGAGGTGGATTATTCCGCAATCCTGTTTCGCTGTCAAGAAAATGTTTTGAATTTTCTCAAGAGCCGATATTCATTACTGCAGGCCAATCAGTGATTTGCATCACAACTGCCGTGTCAGTGGGGTCGCATTATAGGGCGTTTTGCGGCGGGCGCAAGGGAAAAGTGAGAAAAACAATTCGCCCGCTGCATTTTCATCCAAAACGGCAAAAAAACACACTTTTCAGGTCTTAGGCCTGCGCCGAAGGGGCTAAAACAGCGATTTTTTGCGCAAATTCGCTGACTTTATTCCAGTCGGTATATTCCACTTCTTTACTTGGATCGGTTTCACCACCGGTCATGCGCATAATGAATTGGATCATCACACGGTCAAACCAGCGATAACGCGGATAATAAAGCGCGCCAG harbors:
- the thiC gene encoding phosphomethylpyrimidine synthase ThiC, with translation MSSHLVEKSAVNSRSQQRAAAREFLATLQGAAHPNSEKVFLPGSRPDLQVGMRAISVSPTLVGGDPAAPRYEPNAPVMVYDTSGPYTDPAATLDVSRGLPRLREEWISERADTQWLAEPSSGYTRQQQAEAQPLDQPFPQRAPIRRAQLGKAVTQLHYARQGIITPEMEYIALRENMTAWSEAQGVLAQQHAGEAFGAQIPSQITPEFVRQEVAAGRAIIPLNINHPEAEPMIIGRHFMVKVNANIGNSSVTSSVEEEVEKLVWATRWGADTVMDLSTGRRIHETREWILRNSPVPIGTVPMYQALEKVNGVAEDLSWAVMRDTLLEQAEQGVDYFTLHAGLLLRHIPLTAERLTGIVSRGGSIMAKWCLAHHQENFLYTHFREICEICQAYDVSLSLGDGLRPGSIHDANDAAQFAELHTLGELTKIAWEYDVQVMIEGPGHVPMQLIKANMDEQLKHCGGAPFYTLGPLTTDIAPGYDHITSGIGAAMIGWYGCAMLCYVTPKEHLGLPDKNDVKTGLITYKLAAHAADLAKGHPGAQRRDNALSKARFEFRWEDQFNLSLDPDTARAYHDATLPQASGKVAHFCSMCGPKFCSMKISQDIRSYAQAQAADVSVATDSTALGSTASDAGMRQMAQEFRARGAELYHPADSAEVPNA